CTCGCACTGCTCGTAGCCATAGCCGCGGCAGGAAGCGCCATCTACTTCTGGGCCCTCCCCAACGTCGCGCGCATCCAAGCGGCACAGCAGAAATCAAACGACACGCAGGCAACCGAAGCCAGCAGCACCGCAGCCACTTCGAGCGCAAGCGCCTCAAGCAGCACCACCGAAAGCCAGGCGGAAGCCACCACGCCCGCTACCTACCAAGTGGCGGCATACGACGACATTCCCATCTACTGCCCCATCCGCACGGCCGACCTTACCGCCGTCATCTTCCACCAGGCCTCGTATGCCTACGCACTGCAAATGTATACCGAGCTGCCGAAAGCCGACGGCGAAACCGCCTACAACGAGCACTACCTACGCGTGAACCACGCGCAGAATAGCGGCACCTGGGTCGACGCCGACACCGTGCACGCATGGCGCACATCCGCGTCCACCAACATCGACACGTCCATCGACGCGGGCGCACTGGCGGGAACGCCCGTCTACGCCCCCGTTACGGGAACCGTCGTGCTCGTCACGGAATACCAGCTCTTCGAGCAGCTCACCGACATCGAAATCCACATCCAGCCCGAAGGGCATCCCGAACTCGACGTGGTGGTCATCCACACCACCGACCCGCTGGTGAAGGCGGGCGACAAGGTCGTAGCGGGAACCACGCAGATTTCATCGGTGCGCGACATCAGCAGCATCAGCGGAGTCCAGCTCAGCGAATACACGAGCGAAGACGACCCGGGGAATCACGCGCACGTGCAGATCAACGATGCCAATTACGAGGGCTATCGCGAAACGAAGCTACAGGGAGCCATTACCGTGGAATAGGGGCAGTCCCTACGCCAAGCCGCACAAGAGCTCGAAGCTGGACACGGGCATGGGCTTCGCAAAATAGAAGCCCTGGAATATCTTGCACCCCATCTGCTTGAGCATCTCGAATTGCTCGACCGTTTCGACGCCTTCCGTAATGGCGCTGATGTGCAGCTTGCGCGAAAGGTCGATAACCGACTGCAGGATGATACGGGCGCGTTCGTGCTCGGTGGCCTCGCGCAGGAACAGCATGTCGATCTTCAGCACGTCCACGGGAATCTCGCGCAGCATGTTGAGCGACGAATACGCGCTGCCGAAATCGTCCATTTCCACTACGAAGCCCTCGGCCTGCAGCCCCTTGATGTCGACCAGGCGACTCTCGATGTCAGTCATCATGGCCGTTTCCGTGATCTCCAAACGCAGATGCGAAGGGTCGACGCCGTAGCGATTCACCAAGCTCACCAAGCGCTTGCGTACGTCGGTGAACAGGAAGTCCTTCGCCGAAACGTTCACCGAAAGCGTCAGGTCGTCCCTTCCCTGCATCTGCCAGATGCCCAGCATGCGGCAGGCATGTTCCCACATGAGGTCGTCAACCTTCGTAATGAGACCACTGTATTCCAGAATGGGCACGAATTCCGAAGGCGAAAGGAAGCCGCGATCGCGATGATTCCATCGCACGAGCAGCTCGGCACCAAGGATGGCACCCGTTTCGTCTACCTGAGGCTGCAGATACGGCATGATATCGCCGCCATGCAGCGCATCTTCGAGCGAACCGATGATGGAATGCGACCATACGCGCTGCTCGCGCACGCTGTTGTCAAAGATGCGCACGCGGCGATTGGCGTTCGAACCACAGCCGTCGATGGCCATATGCGCGCGATCGATCATAGTTTCGACCGGCAGCGACCTGTCTTCGACAACGTACACGCCAATGTGAACCAAGATGGGATAGTACGTGTTCCTGTCGAGCCTGATAATGTGATTCGTGGAGGCCTCGAGCATATCTCGGTCGAAATCGTCTTCGCGAATAAGGGCGCAAAACTTGTCGGCGCCCACACGGCCATAGACCATGCCGTCGGTCTTGTAGAAACGCAAGGCCGTGGCTATGCGCATAAGGAGCTTATCTCCCCCATGGCGACCATAGACGTCGTTGACCATTTTGAAATCGTGAACGTTCGAAACGAGCAGGCAGTAGCGCTCGCCCGGAGTGGCGTCGAGCAGCTCACGCGCTTTCGCGCAGAACATACGCCTGTTGTACAGCCCCGTAAGCTCGTCGTGCGTGGAACCGTATAGCGCCTCGGCATCCAAACGCTCGAGAAGATGCTTCTTTACCTTTACGCGCGTAGAGGTGACGGAATGAGACACAGAACGGCGAATGCCTGCCGACAAGGAGACACTGCTCAATTTGCTCATGAATCAACTCCGACCAATGGCGTAGGGGGCATTTAGGGTGCATTTGGATGCTGACCATTTGGTGAAATTGAATTTTACTACATATCGGATATGAAATAGCTTAATCGAGGTATTTCTTCTCGAAATCGGGGAACGGCATGGGCCGAGCGAAATAGTACCCCTGGAAAAGCCCGCATCCCATGGCTCGAAGCATGTCGTATTGCTCGGACGTTTCCACGCCCTCGACGATGCTGGGCATACCCAGGCTCTCGGAGAGCGCAATGACGCCTTCCAAAATCTTGCGAGCACGTTCGGGGTCCTTCGCGCGAGAGAGAAACGCCATGTCCACCTTCAGCACGTCGACGGGCATGTCCTTGAGCATGCCCAGCGAGGAATAGCCGCTGCCAAAGTCATCCATCTCCACCACGAAGCCCGCTGCGCGCAGGCGCTCCAAGGCGGCCATGGCGGCAGCGCCCTTCTCCATCACGACCGCCTCGGTGATTTCCAAATGCAGCGCTTGCGGCGCGATGCCATGCTTTTCGACGAGGTCGATGAACGTCTGCGCCACATCGATGAAGAAGAAGTCACGTGGCGAGATGTTCACGGCCACGTACATGTCGATGCCGCGGTTCGCCCAATCGCGCAGGATGCGGCAGGACTCTTCCCAGATGTGCTTATCGAGCTGCACGATCATGCCGTTGCGCTCGAAAATGGGGATAAACCTGTCAGGACGCAGCTCTCCCCACTCCGGATGAATCCACCGAGCAAGCGCTTCGCCGCCTCTCACGACGCCATCTGCATTCACCTGAGGCTGCACGTACGGACGAATCTGATGCTCTCTCATGGCCCGGTCGAACGCGCCAATGACCTTCTTGGACCAGAGCAATTCATCGCGCATGGCATCGTCGTAGATAGCCAGACGCCGTTCGTGCGCATATTCGGAGCCAATGGACTTGGCGGCGCGCATGGCGCGGTCAATCATGATGGGCACGGAAAGCGATCGGTCGGTTACCTCGTACAAGCCCACGTGCACGACCACGGGGAACAGGCGGTCGGCGTTAACGTACGCAACCTGGTCGGGCAAGTCGATAAACATCCGATAGGAAACGCGGTCGCGATCGAAGCACACTGCGAAATGGTCGGAGGCAAGTCGCGCGTACAGCGTTCCCGGGTTGGCTTTCTCGCGCAAGGCGGTGGCAATGCGCACGAGCAGATCGTCGCCCTCCTCCGAGCCGTAGATATCGTTGATGAGGCTGAAGTCTTTGACGTTCGAAACGGCGATGGCGTAATTCACGTTGGGATTCTCGCTGAAAAGGCGTTCCACCGCCTCGCAGAACTTGTGCTTGCGATACAAGCCCGTCAGGCTATCGTGATCGGCGCGGAACTGGGCCTCCTCAGTGGCCTTGCGCTCCTCTATCAGACTCTCCTCGTATTCCGTCTGGTCGTACACGATAAGATACCCACCCACGACCCGCTGCTTCTTGTCGGCGATGACGCTATAGCGCACGCGGAAATACCGTTGAACGCCATTCAGGCTATCGTAGGCTTCGCGCTCGTGCTCAACCACATACGAACTACCCTCACCCAAAAAGCGCGTGAAGAGGGCATTGCCGGAATGCAGGTCATCCGGATCCAAGCCGAACTGCTCGCGTGCCACGTCGTTCACGAACAGGCAATTCGCATCGCCGTCGAACACGGCGATGACCTCGCCGAACTCCGAGACCACACGCGAAAGCAAGCGGTCGATCACGATGAAGGGCTTGTACACGATGGCGAAGAAGAACCCTAGCAGCGCGCAGATGGTGTAGGCAACGAACGAAAAACCAAGCGGCGTGTCGGTGGATAGATAGTAGATGTCGGTGCCAACCGACGCCAACACGGCAATGAGCATGACCACATAGCGCTCGGAGTAGACCGCAGGAACCAAGATGGCCTTGTTAAGCAGCAAAATCACGGCGGCCAAGAACATGAGCAGCGTGATGCATTGATGCACGAGAAGCCACGGCTGGGGAATAAGGATAAACGAGCCCATCCACGGCATAAACGCGGTGGGCTCGAGCTTGAACACGAAGCCCGTGAAAACGTTGGAAAGAATGACCACCGTGTCCACCGTGGCCATTGCCGCAAACAGAAAGGCCCAGATGGTCCCTCGAAATTGACTGGAGCAATACACGGCAATGAAGTTGACCAGTTCCAGGAGCATCCAGTCGGTACCCGCGAAGAACAACAGCGCGCCAAACATCGCCAAAGGTTCGCTCGGCGCCACGACCATGATGACATCGCCCAGAACGGGTAGCAGCACATACCCAAGCAGACGTTCCATGTCGTAGGAAATAGGACGCACGGAACGATGGGCTATACGCGCGCACGCGAATATAGCCGCAATCATTGCGAATGAAATAAGCAAAAACGCTATCATGGCCCCAAACCAGCACTGTTCCGCCCCCAAGCAGAACATAATTGTAACACCCGTGGTAGCATATTTAAATTGTTGCGAAGCAATACACACGATTCGTTTGATATGCGTTTCCCGGGATGCAGCATGAGCCACATTACACGTGACGCGGCGGCAAGAATGTGCAGATTGTGACCACAGAATAATTCGGGGTTGATTTGGCGCGCGGTTACGGCTAATATACTTTTCGCTGCTTGAGCAGCAAACACTTTCGGGTTGTGGCGCAGTTTGGTAGCGCACTTGACTGGGGGTCAAGGGGTCGCAGGTTCAAATCCTGTCAACCCGACCAGCTAAACAAGCGGGTCAGAAGATTTCTTCTGACCCGCTTTTTGCGTCCCTAGCCCACTCTCACGCGCGCGGCAAACACGGCGCTAACGCCCAAAACCCGCCTACGCAGAAAAATGAGCAAATCAAGCCGTCATAATGTAAGAAATGTAACTGTTTACACGCCCGCGAGACCACAAACGCTCGAATGGAAAATCACGACCTGGGATTACGCCGTCCCAGAAGTACGAGATGAACCCGTTTGTCCCACCGAAAAGGCGAAATCACAGAAATCTACGTGTAAACGGTTACATTTTTGCTAAATCGACCTGCGATTTTGCTCATTTCTCATAGGAGCGACCCCAGGTGACGCGGGGACGTACCTTCTGTCACCTCTCCAGGTGACGCGGGGACGGGCGTTCGAGGGTGACAGAGGGTACGTCCCTGTGTCACCTGGAAGATTTCTTCTGACCCGCTTTTTGCTTTCCTCATCCAGCCCCTAAGGCGAAACGCGGGTGACAGAAGGTACGTCCCCATGTCACCCTCAGCGGGACGCTGTCCATGGCGGTTGCGCGCCCTATTCCTTGCGCTGCTTGCGCATGCGGACGAAGGCCACGACGCCAATCGCTGCGGCGCAGATGATTACCATGGCCAGCGGCAGAAAGCCGATGAAGGGATCGCTCGTCTTTGCCATGCTCGATCCGTACGTACTCGATGCGGGATAGTGCGTGCTCGTCGACGTAGACGTGGAGCTCGCAGCCGCCTCCTCCACGGTAAACGACGCCGAAGAGGTGCCATCGTCGAACGCAACGGCAAGTGCATGCGTGCCCGCATCGAGCGTCTCCAGCAAATCCGCGGGCAGAGTAAGCACCACGCTGCCGCTTTCGGCGGTATAGCGGGACGAATCGACCTCTACCCCATCAATCGAGATGCCCGTGAAATGCGAGAACGTAGCAGCGGAGTCGCCCGAGCGCTCCACCGTGAACACGAGCGCTTCGTCACTACCCTTCTGCCAGGTGGCGCCATCGCCGGAAACCATATCGTACGTGGGAGCCACCACCGGAGCGGCAATTTCGAACGTACGCTTCACCGTGCCCGTATAGGCACCCGTACCCGTAATGGTAACCGTGGCAATGCCCGGTTCAACGTTATCCGCATACGTCACCTCGTAGTCAGTGCCCGCGACAAGGCCGGGAATCTCCACCAGGGGCGTTATGGGCGAACCGCTATACGGATAGGACGCATCGAGCGCCGTAACCGCCGAGTCGTAGAACGCAACGTCATACAAGCTCAATGCGGGCTCTGATGAGGACACGTAAGGCATGTTCGCCATGGCAAGGTTGCTAAGCCAAGTGGTCCGATTGCCTCGAATGATGTCGAGGGAATTAACCAGCACGCCCTTCACCTGCGTGGAGCCGGTATCGCCAAACAGATTGCCAATCGACCCGGCCGAGCTGATGACATACTCATGGCCGTCGGCATCGCCCAGGTACATCATCTCGTGACCAGGCATGAACAGCACGGTCCCCAAGGGCATCTGCCGAATGGCCGCCGCCTTGTGAGCATCGTCTAGCCCGGAAAGGTCGTACGAGCGCACCGGCATATTACGCTGCCACGTAGTATTGCGCGCCAGCTCGAGCCCAAAGCACTTGTATACGTCGCGCACATAACCCGAGCAGTCGTTCGCCTCGAGCATGCCTCCCCAGCCATACATCTCACCCAGGGAATTGAAAGCGACGTTGGCAATGTTCTCGCGCGTAAGGGGCAGGTAGCCCTCGCTTACGGGCTCCGATTCGGCAATGAGGCACACTTCCTTCGAATACGTGCCGTCGGACTTGCGTACAGGCAGATAGCAGACGTGATTGTTGTACGCCGAACGCGTGCCCACGAGCACACTCGCATCCTCCCAGTCGATGCGCTCGAGCACCGTGCCCATATACAGCAGCCTATTGGCGGTATTCGACGTAACGTTCGACTGCTCGGTTCGCACCTTGTAGCCAGTAACAACCAGCTCCTGACCCTCCGCAATGTCCCACGCGCTCAGCCACTCGCTCTTGTTGGCGCAAATGGCGACATCGGAAGCGGGAACCCAGCCACCATCCAGGCACGAAGAGCTGCAGTAGTAGAACAAACCATCGGTGGACACGGCGTGCACCACTACGGGCTCGTTTACGCGCAGCGCGCTCAGGTACAGGTTGTCATCATCAGCATCGCCATACGTTTGGAAAAGCGGACGATCGGTGGGATATCCACGAAGCGTGGTGTGAGTGGTCACGACGCCATACGGGCTAGCAATGGCAGGAGCTGCGCCATCGGTAGGATATACGGACATGATGTCATCGACATCGGCCTGGGTAAAGGGAGACCAATCCTCGTTGTACGTCTTGCCGACAAAGTCGTTTTCCAGCTCGCTACGCGCAGCTGCCGCAAGGGCCTGCTGGCGCTCAGCCGTAAGGTACGACGCATCAACAGTCTTCATATCCTGCAGGTGCGTATTGCCGGCCTTCACCGCCGCATCGTTCAACGCGTCGATGGTAGCGCGATCGGCCAAAATATCGGTAGCATCCGTCTGCTTCGCCACCCAATACGCCGCCGTGGACTTTTCCTGCGTGACATCGGGCAAGTAGATCACCGACGTCGACTGCGCCTCGAGCGCATCGCCATCGGCATGCGCATACAGGGCGAAACCGCCCATAGCTAGCAGCGCAGACAGACAAAGCGCAGCCACCACGCGTACGGACATGAAAGACCCGAAAAGCTTCTTTCCCATCGGAACCTCCAAACGGGAAGCGCGCACCGCATACGCACCACCTGCGGCTCGGCTACCCCTAGACCCTTTGACCTAGCAGAATACTACCAGATGGATAACAAAAACGGGAAGGGCGAACCCTTCCCGTTGACCACGCGATATACAGCAGAGGCTACGCGTTCTGCAGAGGCACGCGCTCGTCTTCCACGTTGAAGAGCTCGCGCGTTTCGGGCGCTTCCTCGGCCTGGATGCCGTGACGCTCCACGTACCCCGTCATGATGAGCGAGAGCGCGCCGTCACCCGTGACGTTGCAGGCAGTGCCGAAGCTATCCTGCAACGCGAAGATGGTGAGCACCAACGCGGTACCCGTGGCATCGAAGCCAACGACACCCGTGATGAGGCCCAGGGACGCCATGACGGTGCCCCCCGGCACGCCCGGCGCGCCAATGGCGAAGATGCCGAGCAGCAGGCAGAACAGAATCATGGTGGTCACGCTGGGCATGGCGCCGTAGAGCATCTTCGAAATGGTCATGACGAAGAAGACCTCGGTGAGCACCGATCCGCACAGGTGGATGTTCGCGAACAGCGGAATGCCGAAGCTGACCATGTCCTTGCGCAGCGGCTTGGCCTTGCCCGCGCACTGCAGCGCCACGGCCAGCGTGGCGGCAGAGCTCATGGTGCCGATGGCGGTAAGGTACGCAGGGCCGTAATGGCGGATGACCTGCAGCGGATTCTTGCCGGAATACGCACCGGCGATGCCGTAGAGCACGGCCAGCCAGATGTAATGGCCCAGAATGACGATGAGCACGACCACGATGAACACGGGCAGCTGCTGGGTAATGGCACCTTCGTACGCCAGACCGCAGAAGGTGCAGGCGATGAACACAGGCAGCACGGGAATGATGACCTTCGTTACCACGGCCAGCACGATGCGCTGGAACTCATCGAGAATCTGCGGGATAGCCTTGGCCTTCGTCCACACCGAGGCAAGGCCCACGATGATGGAGAACACCAGCGCGCTCATGACGCTCATGATCTGCGGAATGTCCAGCTGGAAGGGCACGTCGGGCAGGTCGCGCAGGCCAGCGGGGTCGGTGACGATGGACAGCTGCGGAATGATGGCATAGCCGGAAGCCGTGCTGAAGAACGC
This genomic stretch from Denitrobacterium detoxificans harbors:
- a CDS encoding putative bifunctional diguanylate cyclase/phosphodiesterase; this encodes MSKLSSVSLSAGIRRSVSHSVTSTRVKVKKHLLERLDAEALYGSTHDELTGLYNRRMFCAKARELLDATPGERYCLLVSNVHDFKMVNDVYGRHGGDKLLMRIATALRFYKTDGMVYGRVGADKFCALIREDDFDRDMLEASTNHIIRLDRNTYYPILVHIGVYVVEDRSLPVETMIDRAHMAIDGCGSNANRRVRIFDNSVREQRVWSHSIIGSLEDALHGGDIMPYLQPQVDETGAILGAELLVRWNHRDRGFLSPSEFVPILEYSGLITKVDDLMWEHACRMLGIWQMQGRDDLTLSVNVSAKDFLFTDVRKRLVSLVNRYGVDPSHLRLEITETAMMTDIESRLVDIKGLQAEGFVVEMDDFGSAYSSLNMLREIPVDVLKIDMLFLREATEHERARIILQSVIDLSRKLHISAITEGVETVEQFEMLKQMGCKIFQGFYFAKPMPVSSFELLCGLA
- a CDS encoding putative bifunctional diguanylate cyclase/phosphodiesterase, translating into MRPISYDMERLLGYVLLPVLGDVIMVVAPSEPLAMFGALLFFAGTDWMLLELVNFIAVYCSSQFRGTIWAFLFAAMATVDTVVILSNVFTGFVFKLEPTAFMPWMGSFILIPQPWLLVHQCITLLMFLAAVILLLNKAILVPAVYSERYVVMLIAVLASVGTDIYYLSTDTPLGFSFVAYTICALLGFFFAIVYKPFIVIDRLLSRVVSEFGEVIAVFDGDANCLFVNDVAREQFGLDPDDLHSGNALFTRFLGEGSSYVVEHEREAYDSLNGVQRYFRVRYSVIADKKQRVVGGYLIVYDQTEYEESLIEERKATEEAQFRADHDSLTGLYRKHKFCEAVERLFSENPNVNYAIAVSNVKDFSLINDIYGSEEGDDLLVRIATALREKANPGTLYARLASDHFAVCFDRDRVSYRMFIDLPDQVAYVNADRLFPVVVHVGLYEVTDRSLSVPIMIDRAMRAAKSIGSEYAHERRLAIYDDAMRDELLWSKKVIGAFDRAMREHQIRPYVQPQVNADGVVRGGEALARWIHPEWGELRPDRFIPIFERNGMIVQLDKHIWEESCRILRDWANRGIDMYVAVNISPRDFFFIDVAQTFIDLVEKHGIAPQALHLEITEAVVMEKGAAAMAALERLRAAGFVVEMDDFGSGYSSLGMLKDMPVDVLKVDMAFLSRAKDPERARKILEGVIALSESLGMPSIVEGVETSEQYDMLRAMGCGLFQGYYFARPMPFPDFEKKYLD
- a CDS encoding NlpC/P60 family protein, with protein sequence MGKKLFGSFMSVRVVAALCLSALLAMGGFALYAHADGDALEAQSTSVIYLPDVTQEKSTAAYWVAKQTDATDILADRATIDALNDAAVKAGNTHLQDMKTVDASYLTAERQQALAAAARSELENDFVGKTYNEDWSPFTQADVDDIMSVYPTDGAAPAIASPYGVVTTHTTLRGYPTDRPLFQTYGDADDDNLYLSALRVNEPVVVHAVSTDGLFYYCSSSCLDGGWVPASDVAICANKSEWLSAWDIAEGQELVVTGYKVRTEQSNVTSNTANRLLYMGTVLERIDWEDASVLVGTRSAYNNHVCYLPVRKSDGTYSKEVCLIAESEPVSEGYLPLTRENIANVAFNSLGEMYGWGGMLEANDCSGYVRDVYKCFGLELARNTTWQRNMPVRSYDLSGLDDAHKAAAIRQMPLGTVLFMPGHEMMYLGDADGHEYVISSAGSIGNLFGDTGSTQVKGVLVNSLDIIRGNRTTWLSNLAMANMPYVSSSEPALSLYDVAFYDSAVTALDASYPYSGSPITPLVEIPGLVAGTDYEVTYADNVEPGIATVTITGTGAYTGTVKRTFEIAAPVVAPTYDMVSGDGATWQKGSDEALVFTVERSGDSAATFSHFTGISIDGVEVDSSRYTAESGSVVLTLPADLLETLDAGTHALAVAFDDGTSSASFTVEEAAASSTSTSTSTHYPASSTYGSSMAKTSDPFIGFLPLAMVIICAAAIGVVAFVRMRKQRKE
- a CDS encoding dicarboxylate/amino acid:cation symporter — its product is MKRVVTSLPFILLVAVVVGILVGLVATEQVMLVIVTVKYILNQLIMFCVPLIIIGFIAPSITKLGSNVSRVLGFAILIAYVSSIGAAFFSTASGYAIIPQLSIVTDPAGLRDLPDVPFQLDIPQIMSVMSALVFSIIVGLASVWTKAKAIPQILDEFQRIVLAVVTKVIIPVLPVFIACTFCGLAYEGAITQQLPVFIVVVLIVILGHYIWLAVLYGIAGAYSGKNPLQVIRHYGPAYLTAIGTMSSAATLAVALQCAGKAKPLRKDMVSFGIPLFANIHLCGSVLTEVFFVMTISKMLYGAMPSVTTMILFCLLLGIFAIGAPGVPGGTVMASLGLITGVVGFDATGTALVLTIFALQDSFGTACNVTGDGALSLIMTGYVERHGIQAEEAPETRELFNVEDERVPLQNA